From a single Klebsiella quasivariicola genomic region:
- the bcsA gene encoding UDP-forming cellulose synthase catalytic subunit, translating to MKKSLFWLLALVLSPVAVLVVITPMDSQKQYIFGLLSIGILFLMGFSKRRSVSVIMVVTSLLMSTRYMYFRLTQTLHFNSAIETILGMGLFLAEVYIWVMLLLNYLQTVWPLKRGIVPLPDDMSKWPTVDIYIPSYNEPLEVVRDTVLAAQCIDYPKDKMKIYLLDDGKRSEFAVFAADVGVGYITRNDNKHAKAGNLNHALTLTQGELICVFDCDHVATRVFLQATVGGFLKDPMLALVQTPHYFYSPDPFERNLSVGRNIPNEGMLFYGPIQQGNDNWNATFFCGSCAVIRREALAQIGGFAVETVTEDAHTALKFQRLGWKSAFLDIPLAAGLATERLVVHVIQRTRWARGMTQIFRVDNPLFGRGLTFQQRLCYLSAMLYYQFALPRVVFVTAPLAYLLFNLNIIYSSASLIVSYALPHLFLAIYVGSRMNGRYRYSFWGEIYDIVLAFHLVLPTLVTMIFPKRGKFNVTDKGGLLDVGYFDFTVVRPHLVVACLLALGVIVGIVRAIGHDYFGSDPNVIALNVGWGIYSLIFLLAAIAVARETRQVRKTIRIDVDIPVVIHYASGIVSRSHTEDLSMGGCRVVAPDKRHLEDDIEEVELILQSGAISIPAQLVTSDERFLRLKFDEDIPLSRRRELVRVVLARADAWINPPRPQDNPFRSFFTILRCVFELFWLTWKTRRSQRNRATVAKTAQEDGTL from the coding sequence ATGAAAAAATCTCTTTTTTGGTTGCTGGCGCTGGTGCTGTCACCCGTCGCCGTGCTGGTGGTGATCACGCCGATGGACAGCCAGAAGCAGTATATTTTTGGTCTGCTGAGCATCGGTATTCTCTTTCTGATGGGGTTCAGCAAGCGCCGCAGCGTATCGGTCATTATGGTCGTCACGTCGCTGCTGATGTCTACCCGTTACATGTATTTTCGCCTCACGCAGACCCTGCACTTCAACTCAGCTATTGAAACTATCCTCGGCATGGGGCTCTTTCTGGCGGAAGTCTATATCTGGGTGATGCTGCTGCTTAACTATCTGCAGACCGTGTGGCCGCTGAAGCGCGGTATTGTTCCGCTGCCGGATGATATGAGCAAGTGGCCGACGGTGGATATCTATATTCCGAGCTATAACGAACCGCTTGAGGTGGTGCGTGACACCGTCCTCGCGGCACAATGTATTGATTATCCAAAAGATAAAATGAAAATCTATCTTCTGGATGATGGTAAGCGCAGCGAGTTTGCCGTCTTCGCCGCCGACGTCGGGGTGGGTTATATCACCCGCAACGATAACAAACACGCTAAAGCGGGAAACCTCAACCACGCCCTAACCCTGACCCAGGGGGAGCTTATCTGTGTTTTCGACTGCGACCACGTTGCCACGCGCGTGTTTCTGCAGGCCACTGTCGGCGGCTTCCTGAAAGATCCGATGCTGGCTCTGGTGCAGACGCCGCACTACTTCTATTCCCCGGATCCGTTCGAGCGCAACCTCTCCGTCGGACGCAACATCCCGAACGAAGGGATGCTGTTCTATGGCCCGATTCAGCAGGGCAACGATAACTGGAACGCCACCTTTTTCTGCGGCTCCTGCGCGGTGATCCGCCGCGAGGCGCTGGCGCAGATCGGCGGTTTCGCCGTGGAAACGGTGACCGAAGATGCCCATACGGCGCTCAAGTTCCAGCGCCTTGGTTGGAAGTCGGCCTTTCTCGATATCCCGCTGGCGGCTGGTCTCGCCACCGAGCGCCTGGTGGTGCACGTTATCCAGCGTACCCGCTGGGCGCGCGGGATGACGCAGATTTTTCGCGTCGATAACCCGCTGTTTGGCCGCGGGCTGACCTTCCAGCAGCGCTTGTGCTACCTCAGCGCCATGCTCTACTACCAGTTTGCGCTCCCGAGGGTAGTGTTTGTCACCGCCCCGCTGGCTTATCTGCTGTTTAACCTCAATATCATTTACTCGTCAGCGAGCCTGATCGTCTCCTATGCGCTGCCGCACCTGTTTCTCGCCATCTACGTCGGTTCGCGAATGAACGGCCGCTATCGCTACAGCTTCTGGGGGGAAATCTACGACATTGTGCTGGCTTTCCACCTGGTGCTGCCGACCCTGGTGACGATGATTTTCCCCAAACGCGGCAAATTCAACGTCACCGATAAGGGCGGCCTGCTGGACGTCGGCTACTTCGATTTCACCGTGGTGCGTCCGCACCTGGTGGTGGCCTGTCTGCTGGCGCTGGGGGTGATCGTCGGCATCGTCCGGGCGATTGGCCATGACTACTTTGGCTCGGACCCCAACGTTATCGCTCTGAACGTCGGGTGGGGTATCTACAGCCTGATCTTCCTGCTGGCGGCGATTGCCGTCGCGCGTGAAACGCGGCAGGTGCGGAAAACCATTCGTATCGATGTCGATATCCCGGTAGTGATCCATTACGCCAGCGGCATTGTGTCCCGCAGCCACACCGAGGATCTGTCGATGGGCGGTTGCCGCGTAGTGGCGCCGGATAAGCGCCATCTGGAGGATGATATCGAAGAGGTTGAGCTGATCCTGCAGTCCGGGGCTATCTCCATCCCGGCCCAGTTGGTCACCTCTGACGAGCGCTTCCTGCGCCTCAAGTTTGATGAAGATATTCCGCTTTCGCGCCGCCGTGAGCTGGTGCGCGTGGTGCTGGCCCGCGCGGATGCGTGGATTAATCCGCCGCGCCCGCAGGATAACCCGTTCCGCTCCTTCTTCACCATTTTACGCTGCGTGTTCGAACTGTTCTGGCTGACGTGGAAAACCCGTCGCAGCCAGCGCAATCGGGCAACAGTGGCGAAAACGGCGCAGGAGGATGGCACGTTATGA
- a CDS encoding cellulose biosynthesis protein BcsO yields MNHYDDLQRFQEKTRTQNLKFQDLSSQAATREHGDWAILNQLNPGAEKPSSLALGGSVSAPLPQSVPADLFHQIEAAVAAAPASASVVPAAPAAPAAPQPAVETATAAPEPVRQEPAVTPAPSIPAPEPAMAPPRIAPRPAPAAENYAHLFAAKSAEPVTKNKDQPLKSLLERIATCR; encoded by the coding sequence ATGAACCATTATGATGATCTGCAGCGCTTTCAGGAAAAAACGCGGACGCAAAACCTCAAATTTCAGGATCTTTCATCGCAAGCCGCCACGCGCGAGCATGGCGACTGGGCGATCCTCAATCAGCTAAATCCCGGCGCAGAGAAACCCTCTTCCCTGGCGCTGGGAGGCTCGGTTTCCGCGCCCCTGCCGCAGTCAGTGCCCGCGGATCTGTTCCACCAGATAGAAGCGGCCGTAGCGGCGGCGCCAGCCTCCGCTTCCGTTGTGCCTGCCGCTCCGGCCGCGCCAGCGGCCCCGCAGCCGGCCGTGGAGACCGCCACCGCCGCGCCGGAGCCAGTCAGGCAGGAGCCTGCGGTGACCCCTGCGCCTTCAATCCCGGCGCCTGAACCGGCAATGGCGCCGCCGAGAATAGCCCCCCGACCCGCGCCCGCCGCCGAGAACTATGCCCACCTGTTCGCGGCGAAAAGCGCAGAGCCGGTGACGAAAAATAAAGACCAGCCTTTGAAATCACTTCTGGAAAGGATCGCAACATGCCGTTGA
- a CDS encoding IS1 family transposase (programmed frameshift) → MASVSVCCPSCSATEGVMRNGKSTAGHQRYLCSHCRKTWQLTFTYAASQPGTHQKIIDMAMNGVGCRATARLMGVGLNTILRHFKKLRPQSVTSRIQPGSDVIVCAEMDEQWGYVGAKSRQRWLFYAYDRIRRAVVAHVFGERTMATLERLLSLLSVFDVVVWMTDGWPMYESRLKGKLHVISKRYTQRIERHNLNLRQHLARLGRKSLSFSKSVELHDKVIGHYLNIKHYQ, encoded by the exons GTGGCTTCAGTCTCCGTCTGCTGTCCCTCCTGTTCCGCTACTGAAGGCGTGATGCGTAATGGCAAAAGTACTGCCGGGCATCAACGTTATCTCTGCTCTCACTGCCGTAAAACATGGCAGCTCACCTTCACTTATGCCGCTTCTCAGCCCGGTACACACCAGAAAATCATTGATATGGCTATGAACGGCGTCGGTTGCCGTGCCACCGCACGACTAATGGGCGTGGGCCTCAACACCATTTTGCGCCATT TTAAAAAACTCAGGCCGCAGTCAGTAACCTCCCGGATACAGCCGGGCAGTGATGTCATTGTCTGTGCGGAGATGGACGAGCAATGGGGCTACGTCGGTGCAAAATCACGTCAGCGCTGGCTGTTTTACGCGTATGACAGGATACGCAGGGCGGTGGTAGCCCACGTTTTCGGTGAACGCACTATGGCCACACTGGAGCGTCTTCTGAGCCTGCTGTCAGTTTTTGACGTGGTGGTATGGATGACGGACGGCTGGCCGATGTATGAGTCACGTCTGAAGGGAAAACTGCACGTCATCAGTAAGCGTTACACGCAGCGAATTGAGCGACACAACCTGAATCTGAGACAGCATCTGGCAAGGCTGGGCAGGAAGTCCCTGTCGTTCTCAAAATCGGTGGAGCTGCATGACAAAGTCATCGGGCACTATCTGAACATAAAACACTATCAGTAA